One genomic segment of Gammaproteobacteria bacterium includes these proteins:
- a CDS encoding arylsulfatase has product MAPAYAQAAEQKQPNILFIMGDDIGIMNVGAYHQGLMVGETPNIDRLAKEGARFMTYYAEQSCTAGRTAFSTGMHPLRAGMVMPQLPGATSSLLPGTPAIAKFLLDLGYNTGEFGKNHLGDKSASLPTAHGFQEFWGYLYHLDAMQGVSFPDINSSPTDQAVVPPCKNTPVKGLKEVPGAIDPEDGLCMFPPRPVLHCTSKDGSEKNQSCKDMGPLTLERSKTIDEEISTQVIDFLDRNDPDKTDKPFFVWYNPARMHVTTMLSEKYLDMLGEKGGKDWGINEAGMKQMDDNIGYVFKKLEEMGEMDNTIIVFTTDNGAESITYPDGGITPFRGGKLTTWEGGMRAPMLVRWPGHVEAGTNPDQIFSSLDWVPTLVNIAGGPSGDGLKKRIEAGKYPGIVKTTLDGFDQRDYLEGKADSARDTFFYYTGAQPSAVRYKNWKFYYTMVSSNALEAFNDASSYHWTQINNLKRDPFERSVASAEGTLLGYGGALAAPSTAFIYDWNLLPIGQLLWLKELETYRTFPALQT; this is encoded by the coding sequence ATGGCCCCGGCATACGCTCAGGCCGCAGAGCAGAAACAACCGAACATCCTGTTCATCATGGGCGATGACATCGGCATCATGAACGTGGGTGCCTACCATCAGGGCCTGATGGTAGGGGAAACGCCCAACATCGACCGCCTGGCGAAAGAAGGCGCAAGATTCATGACCTATTATGCCGAGCAGAGCTGCACGGCCGGCCGCACCGCCTTCTCCACCGGTATGCATCCGTTGCGCGCGGGCATGGTCATGCCGCAGCTTCCGGGTGCCACCAGTTCGCTGTTGCCGGGCACGCCTGCGATAGCCAAATTCCTGCTGGACCTCGGCTACAACACCGGCGAATTCGGCAAGAACCACTTGGGTGATAAATCAGCGTCGCTGCCGACTGCACACGGCTTCCAGGAATTCTGGGGCTATCTGTATCACCTCGACGCGATGCAGGGGGTGAGCTTCCCGGATATCAACAGCTCCCCGACCGATCAGGCGGTAGTTCCACCGTGTAAGAACACCCCGGTCAAGGGCCTCAAAGAAGTCCCCGGCGCCATTGATCCGGAAGATGGGCTCTGCATGTTCCCACCGCGGCCGGTTCTTCATTGCACCTCCAAGGACGGCAGCGAGAAAAACCAGAGCTGCAAGGACATGGGGCCGCTGACACTGGAACGCTCCAAGACCATTGATGAGGAAATCTCCACGCAGGTCATCGACTTCCTCGACCGCAACGACCCCGACAAGACCGACAAGCCGTTCTTCGTCTGGTACAACCCGGCACGCATGCATGTCACCACCATGCTTTCAGAAAAGTACTTGGACATGCTGGGTGAGAAAGGCGGCAAAGACTGGGGCATCAACGAAGCCGGCATGAAGCAGATGGACGACAACATCGGCTACGTGTTCAAAAAGCTCGAAGAAATGGGCGAGATGGACAACACCATCATCGTCTTCACCACCGATAACGGCGCCGAGTCCATCACCTACCCCGACGGCGGGATCACGCCTTTCAGGGGTGGCAAGCTGACCACCTGGGAAGGCGGTATGCGGGCACCGATGCTCGTTCGCTGGCCCGGGCACGTCGAAGCTGGCACAAACCCCGACCAGATATTTTCCTCTCTGGACTGGGTGCCAACGCTGGTCAATATCGCCGGCGGACCTTCGGGTGACGGCCTGAAGAAGCGGATTGAGGCCGGCAAGTACCCCGGCATCGTCAAGACCACGCTGGACGGTTTCGACCAGCGGGACTATCTCGAGGGCAAGGCCGATTCGGCACGCGACACCTTCTTCTACTACACCGGTGCACAACCTTCGGCGGTGCGCTACAAGAACTGGAAGTTCTACTACACCATGGTTTCTTCCAATGCGCTGGAAGCGTTCAATGATGCAAGCTCGTATCACTGGACCCAGATCAACAACCTCAAGCGTGATCCCTTCGAAAGATCGGTTGCGTCAGCTGAAGGTACCCTGCTCGGTTACGGCGGCGCCCTG
- a CDS encoding cyclase family protein, producing the protein MREVFESVKNWGRWGDDDEHGALNLITDAKRREAAAAVRIGEVVSCARELAVQPTVENPNPALHMMIQGGDDCVIPGVGLEAAMDFVGVAFHGMATTHIDALCHVFVDGLMYNGFAATEVKSTGARHGSIMCTSEGISSRGVLLDIPRLLGVEWIEASTAITVAHLEAAEKSQGVKVEEGDILLVSAGRDARREKQGPWDPLTDGLAGMHPECVEWIHQRGVAVLGSDGVSDALPNIDIEGWGMPIHQCALVAMGVHLLDNLRLDRLSQACAKHNQWSFLFTVAPLRIERATGSPVNPIAML; encoded by the coding sequence ATGCGTGAAGTATTCGAAAGCGTCAAGAACTGGGGAAGATGGGGAGACGACGATGAGCATGGTGCCCTGAATCTCATCACCGACGCGAAACGCCGCGAAGCTGCAGCAGCGGTCCGGATTGGCGAAGTGGTCAGCTGCGCAAGGGAACTGGCGGTACAGCCCACTGTGGAGAATCCGAATCCGGCATTGCATATGATGATCCAGGGTGGGGACGATTGTGTCATTCCTGGAGTTGGTCTAGAGGCGGCAATGGATTTTGTCGGTGTTGCCTTCCACGGCATGGCTACTACGCACATTGACGCACTCTGCCACGTTTTTGTTGACGGTCTGATGTACAACGGATTTGCTGCAACGGAGGTAAAAAGTACCGGGGCTCGACACGGCAGCATCATGTGCACGAGCGAAGGCATCAGCTCCCGTGGGGTGCTGCTGGATATCCCGCGATTGCTTGGCGTCGAGTGGATTGAAGCCAGCACCGCAATTACCGTGGCTCATCTCGAAGCCGCAGAGAAGTCACAAGGGGTCAAGGTGGAAGAGGGAGACATTCTCCTCGTATCTGCAGGACGCGACGCACGCCGCGAGAAACAGGGGCCCTGGGATCCTCTGACTGACGGACTCGCGGGAATGCATCCTGAGTGTGTTGAGTGGATCCATCAGCGAGGCGTCGCTGTACTTGGCAGCGATGGTGTATCCGATGCGTTGCCGAATATTGATATCGAGGGTTGGGGGATGCCTATACATCAGTGCGCGTTGGTCGCGATGGGTGTGCACCTGCTCGACAACCTGCGGCTCGATCGTCTCTCGCAAGCCTGCGCGAAGCACAACC